AACCAGGGTATTATTATCACGTAAACTATCATACTGGAATTGTTTTAGGTGGTGGTGGTGCTAGAGGATCTTATCAAATAGGTGCATGGCGCGCGTTAAAAGAGTTAGGTGTTACCTATAGTATGATAAGTGGAACATCAGTAGGTGCATTAAATGGAGCGTTTATGGTACAAGGTAATTTAAATGACGCTGAAGATATGTGGCGTGATATTGCGACGAATAAAATATTAAACTTATCGCTTAATGATAAAGAAAATAAAACAAGAGAAAACTTGATTCAAGGTGTCAAAAACCTTACTTTATCCGCACTAAAAGAAAACGGCACTGATAGCACACCTTTGTACCATATGATTGAAACGATGATTGATGAAGACCAAATGTTTGATCCAGATAAAAAACCAATTGATTTTTATTTTGTGATAACTCTTGCACCAAAAATGGAAGAGATAGTGAAGTCATTAAAAGATGTACCAAAGGATGAATTAAGTAAATGGCTATTAGCTACATCGTCATTTTACCCTGCGATGAGGGCATGTGAAATCAATGGACAGTATTATGTAGATGGTGGTTATCGTAATAATATACCTAAAGATATCTTGCTTAATCATGGAGCAAAAGAATTAATTGTAATCGATGTGAAAGGACCGGGTGTTATTAAACCTGTAAAAATCCCTCGTGATATTTGCGAGATTACGATTAGTAGTAAATGGGGATTAGGCACGGTATTATTGTTTGATAAAGAACGAGCTATTTGGAATATGCAACTAGGCTATTTGGATACAATGAGAACTTTCCACCGATATGAGGGAAATTGGTATGCTCTAGAACCAAATAATTATAAAAAAGAAGCGGTGAAATTAACTAAACATTTTTTAATGTACCTTAAATCACAAGAAGCCATTAAACAGTTAGGTAAGAAAGTAACTCCTCGATGGATGGTTCAACATCATGTTCAACCAGAATTATTTAGCATTTATTTGTTAGAAGAGACTGCCCGTATATTATCGGTAGATCCTTCAAGAGTATATACTATAGATGAATTATCAGATGAAATTGTCACAGTATTTAATGAGAAAAATGATGACGTCAACGATCAAATGCTTTTATCACTTAGTGAATGGTTAGCAGATTATGTGAAACAAACTGTCCCACTGTCTGAAAAAACTGTTTTGACATATAATTATCATTTGATTGAAACAAAAGTAGAAATAATTGGTAGGCTATTTGATATTAGTTGGAAACCAGTCTTACAAGCGTTATTTATTCATTTTTTAAAGGAGAGAAAAATATGAGTCAAGAATTTTCTTATGAAATTTTGGAAGAAATTGCCGTATTATCTGAAAATAATAAAGGATGGACAAAAGAATTAAATCTTATTAGCTGGAATAATCGACCAGCAAAATTTGATTTACGTGATTGGGCGCCCAATCATGAAAAAATGGGAAAAGGCATAACGTTAACTAACGAAGAGTTTGCTGTATTAAAAGAAACTCTAACTAACATGTAGGGGTAAAATATGAAGAGTATGACAGGCTATGGGCATGGAGAATGTCAAAGAGAAGATTATCAGATAGTGGTTGAGATAAAATCAGTCAACCACCGTTTTTTAGATACACAAGTTCGTTTACCAAGAGAGTACAATCATCTTGAAATGGAGATGAAAAAAGTACTAAAAAATAAATTATCTAGAGGAAGAGTAGAATGCTTCATCACTTTAACAAAAGAAAGCTCATCTTCTAAGGAGTTAATGATTAATTGGCCTGTATTAGATAGATTAGTTCAGGATTTAGGTGATGCTGAATTTCATCGTTATAAAAAGCAACCATTTTCTGCTGAGCGATTTTTAGAAGGAGGAATATTACATCCTGCATTAATTGAGGTAGTAGAAAAAAATGATGCGACAAGTGATATTGAAGTAGATTTATTGGCAGTATTTAAGCAAGCGTTAGAAGCACTAAATGGAAGTAGACAAACTGAAGGAGAGGGAATTCAATCCTTTTTTTATGAATATGTCAACTTAATTAACCAAGAGATATCAATGATATCAAAAAAAACAGAGACCATAAAACAAGAACATTACGATAAACTGAAACAAAAAATGACTAGTTTGATGGAAGATATTCCTATTGATGAGTCTAGGTTGTTAAGTGAAGTGGCTATTTTAATTGATAAGGGAGATATATCTGAAGAGTTGGATAGATTAAGTGTACATGTGAATGCCATGATGCAATTACTTAAAAAGAATGGTCCCGTTGGTAAAGAACTAGATTTTTTAATTCAAGAGATGAATCGAGAAGTCAATACAATTGGATCAAAGTCAACTAATTTAGATGTTAAATCTAGTGTGATTCAATTGAAAACGTTGATTGAACAAATTAGAGAACAAGTTCAAAATATTGAATAATTGATAAAAATTATCATAGACACTTGCAAAAATATTCTCTAGGGTGCATTATAGAAGGTAAACTAAGAAAATTGTAAGTGAGAGGACGACACGATGTCAGAACGAGGGTTACTAATTGTATTATCAGGTCCATCCGGTGTTGGAAAAGGGACAGTTAGAAAGGCGTTATTTGAAAAAGATGACAATCAATTTGAGTATTCTATTTCAATGACAACACGCCAAATGCGTCAAGGTGAAGTGGAAGGTGTAGATTATTTCTTTCGATCAAAAGAAGAATTTGAGCAATTAATATCTGAAGGAAAAATGTTAGAATATGCCGAGTATGTTGGTAATTATTATGGTACGCCATTAGATTATGTTAATCAGACATTAGATGAAGGCAAAGATGTCTTTTTAGAAATTGAAGTGCAAGGAGCCATGAAAGTCAAAGAAAAAATGCCAGATGGTGTCTTTATTTTTTTAACCCCTCCAGATTTTAGTGAATTAAAAGCACGAATCGTTAATCGTGGAACAGATGCGTTATCAGTGATAGAAAAGCGTATGTCGAAAGCAAAAGAAGAAATTGAAATGATGCGTCATTATGACTATGCTGTAGTCAACGATGAGGTTGAATTAGCAGTACAACGGATTAAAAAAATTATCGAAAGCGAACATTACCGTGTAGATCACGTGATTGATCGCTATGAAAATATGTTAAAGGAGTTATAAACTATGTTATATCCATCAATAGATTCATTATTAGAGCAAGTCGATTCAAAATATTCATTGGTTATTTTAGCAAGTAAGAGAGCTCATGAATTAGACGAAGGTGCGCAACCAATGATTGAACCAGATAAATTTGTCTCTGTCAAAAATGTCGGTCGTGCTCTTGAAGAAATCGCTGTAGGAGATGTGGTTATTGACCCAAATCCAGAGCTAAAAAGAGAATTACTTAGAAGACAAGAAGAAGAGAAAAAAGCATTAAAACGCCGTGAACATCAAGAACTTGAAGCACGTATCCAATTTGAGAAAAAAATGTAACATATAAAACCTAAGAGATAGACCTCTTGGGTTTTTTTATTCGAGTAGAATGCAAAAAAAGAAGGTGAAGAAATGCCCAAAATAGCACATGTGATAGTTGATGTTCCAACGATGCAAACAGATCAACCTTTTACTTATTTAATTCCAAATGATATGGAAGAAGCCATTGAAGTAGGTGTGAGAGTCGATGTGCCATTTGGTAATGGAAATCGTCGAATACAAGGTTTTGTTGTTGATATAGAAAGTGAAAAAGAGGTAGATAACTTAAAACCAATAAAAGCTGTTTTAGATTTACACCCTGTAGTGAATGATGAGTTGTTGCTCTTGGCTGAAGAAATGGCAAAGACGACTTTTTCATTTAAAATTACGTGTCTTCAAACGATGTTACCCAGTGTGATGCGTTCAACTTACAAAAAATGGTTAGTATCAGTGGGAGATATCCCGACTCATATTGAAGAAGAGGTGTTTTTAGGATTAGCAGAGCGTGATTGGGAAGAAATAAAGGATACCCCTTATTTGTCCGAGCTACATCGTTTGAGGCAAGAGGGAGCAGTTGATATTCGTTATGAAGTGACAACCAAAAATAAAGTTAAAACGATGAAAGTTGTGCAAGCAAACTTACCCAAAGAAACACTGCAAGACATTCAAACGCACATTAGGAAAAATGCTCATCAAAAACACAAATTATTAGATTTGTTTATTTCTGAACAAACCGGTGAATTCTCAGTAAAAGAATTAGTTGAGCATTATGACTTATCCAGACAAGTGATTAAAGAAGCAGTGGAATTAGGTTGGTTAGTACAAGATGAACGAGAAGTTTACCGAGATCCATATAAAAATCGGTTGTTTCAACAAGATGACGCATTGGTATTAAATAAAGAGCAACAAGTTGCTTTAGATGCTGTCAGCCAATCTGTTTCAGATCATCAAAATGATGTGTTCTTATTAGAAGGCATTACAGGTAGTGGAAAAACTGAAGTTTATTTACAGGCTATTTCCCATGTATTGGAAGAAGGAAAAACAGCTATTATGCTTGTTCCAGAAATCTCCCTAACTCC
This genomic stretch from Vagococcus sp. CY52-2 harbors:
- a CDS encoding patatin-like phospholipase family protein → MLKEWLPSDLYKLSRYQTKEWLPFQNSHKKALKALYKNSLSLRDDYLVVGWYKGNQLLAVCDGEIKDNVFCVTNIVSTSYLFGFSECMMLLDEIAKSRLLSEVYLPDFSDVSLVKNKLLDLGFVRKNHPKPGYYYHVNYHTGIVLGGGGARGSYQIGAWRALKELGVTYSMISGTSVGALNGAFMVQGNLNDAEDMWRDIATNKILNLSLNDKENKTRENLIQGVKNLTLSALKENGTDSTPLYHMIETMIDEDQMFDPDKKPIDFYFVITLAPKMEEIVKSLKDVPKDELSKWLLATSSFYPAMRACEINGQYYVDGGYRNNIPKDILLNHGAKELIVIDVKGPGVIKPVKIPRDICEITISSKWGLGTVLLFDKERAIWNMQLGYLDTMRTFHRYEGNWYALEPNNYKKEAVKLTKHFLMYLKSQEAIKQLGKKVTPRWMVQHHVQPELFSIYLLEETARILSVDPSRVYTIDELSDEIVTVFNEKNDDVNDQMLLSLSEWLADYVKQTVPLSEKTVLTYNYHLIETKVEIIGRLFDISWKPVLQALFIHFLKERKI
- a CDS encoding YdbC family protein, producing the protein MSQEFSYEILEEIAVLSENNKGWTKELNLISWNNRPAKFDLRDWAPNHEKMGKGITLTNEEFAVLKETLTNM
- a CDS encoding YicC/YloC family endoribonuclease: MKSMTGYGHGECQREDYQIVVEIKSVNHRFLDTQVRLPREYNHLEMEMKKVLKNKLSRGRVECFITLTKESSSSKELMINWPVLDRLVQDLGDAEFHRYKKQPFSAERFLEGGILHPALIEVVEKNDATSDIEVDLLAVFKQALEALNGSRQTEGEGIQSFFYEYVNLINQEISMISKKTETIKQEHYDKLKQKMTSLMEDIPIDESRLLSEVAILIDKGDISEELDRLSVHVNAMMQLLKKNGPVGKELDFLIQEMNREVNTIGSKSTNLDVKSSVIQLKTLIEQIREQVQNIE
- the gmk gene encoding guanylate kinase, translating into MSERGLLIVLSGPSGVGKGTVRKALFEKDDNQFEYSISMTTRQMRQGEVEGVDYFFRSKEEFEQLISEGKMLEYAEYVGNYYGTPLDYVNQTLDEGKDVFLEIEVQGAMKVKEKMPDGVFIFLTPPDFSELKARIVNRGTDALSVIEKRMSKAKEEIEMMRHYDYAVVNDEVELAVQRIKKIIESEHYRVDHVIDRYENMLKEL
- the rpoZ gene encoding DNA-directed RNA polymerase subunit omega → MLYPSIDSLLEQVDSKYSLVILASKRAHELDEGAQPMIEPDKFVSVKNVGRALEEIAVGDVVIDPNPELKRELLRRQEEEKKALKRREHQELEARIQFEKKM